gccgcttcatcccacaatgccgctgaatcaagataagactagtaatggtaagtatattgaacaaatcatcgcccacaactacttgtgttctactcgtgcatagaatctacgcatagacctagctcatgatgccactgttggggaacgtagtagtaaatcaaaattttcctacgaatcaccaacatcaatctaggagatgctagcaatgagtgagagggagagcatcttcatacccttgaagatcgctaagcagaagcgttacaaggaacgcagatgagggagtcgtactcgcagcgattcagttcacggttgattccgatctaagcgccgaacaacggtgcctccacgTTCATCACACGTATAacacggggacgtctcctccttcttgatccaacaagggggaggagaagttggggaagaactccggcagcacgacggcatggtggtggagctcgtggttctcctgcaggggttcgccaagctctacggaggaggaggaggaggaggtgtgggagagggggagggctgcgcctggGATGTGGTgctcctgccctcccacccccccccctctatttataaggtgaaggggagagggggccggcccctctagatccaatctagaggggggaggcgcaccaaaggggagcttgccccccaagtttggtggggGGAGCTCCCGCCCCTAGGGTTTGgtgccctaggcgccttgggccccttgggggggcgcaccagcccactaggggctggttccctcccttgttcagcccacttggtccaccgggacaggtggccccacccgatggacccccggacaccttccggtggtcccggtacaataccgataacccccgaaattgtttcggtgactgaaactggacttcccatatagaaatcttcacctctggaccattccggaactcctcgtgatgtccgggatctcatccgggactccgaacaacatttggtaaccacatactatttcccataacaactctagcgtcaccgaaccttaagtgtgtagaacctatgggttcgggaaccatgcagacatgaccgagacacttctccggccaataaccaatagtgggatctggatactcatattggttcccacatgttccacgatgatctcatcggatgaaccacgacgtcggggattcaatcaatcccgtatgcaaatccccttgtccatcggtatgttacttgcccgagattcgatcgtcggtatcccaatacgttgttcaatcttgttaccggcaagtctctttactcgtaccgtaatgcatgatcccgtgaccaactccttagtcacactaagctcattatgatgatgcattaccgagagggcccagagatacctctccgtcatacggagtgacaaatcccagtctcgattcgtgccaacccaacagacacttttggagatacctgtagtgcacctttatagtcacccagttacgttgtgacgtttgatacatccaaagcactccgacggtatccgggagttgcacaatctcatggtctaaggaaatgatacttgacattagaaaagctctagcgaacgaactacacgatcttgtgccatgcttaggattgggtcttgtccatcacatcattctcctaatgatgtgatctcgttatcaatgacatcccatgtccatggtcaggaaaccataaccatctattgatcaacgagctagtcaactagaggctcactagggacatgttgtggtctatatattcacacatgtattacggtttccggttaatacaattatagcataaacaatagacaattatcatgaaacaaggaaatgtaataataactgttttattattgcctctagggcatatttccaacatgtagtTATATGTGCATGTAGACTTCCAAACTATTATCGACAAGGTCAGGTCTGCTCCGATGAGGGGGTGGTGACAGCGGTACTGCTGTCGCCGCTCATTCTAATGTCGTTTATTCCAGACACCTCAATGTTATTTTTATTATGTTGGCATACTTTTACTTCCGATAATTTTTTAATAGATCCAAATACTTTTTTCATAAAAATGAAAAAGATTCTGTCTGCCTAGCCCCACTGTTTAAAAAGGCAGTCTGGTAAGTAATTACATAACCCCACCGCACCGTGGACTCGGAACCTGGAGCAGCGGTTTCCGCCTACCATCTCTTGCCGCACCAGAATCCCATATTAAGAGCTCGCTAATTAGTAGTGGTTGACAAGAAGCAACAGCGATGAGCTTTTGCCGCCTAGAACCCCGGGACAATGGCGTCTTCGTCCTCACATTGGCCAGCGCCGATGAGCACAACTACCTGACCGACGAAGCCATCACGGAGCTTGCCGAGGAGCTCGAGAAAGTCCGGAACAGCCCGGAGGTGAAAGGATTGGTAACGACCTGCGAAGTCGGCACATTCTGCGCCGGCCTGGACTACGACCACCACGCGGAGTCGGAGGAGCAGGCGGAGAACCTGGCGAAACGCGTCGCCAAGGTGATCCGGCTGCTGCTGGAGCTCCCAGTGCCAACCGTGGCGGCCGTGCGCGGTGACGCGAGGTCGGTGGGCCTCGCGCTGGTGCTCGCGCACGACCACCTCTTCGTATGGGACCAGGCCGTGTTAGGCCTCCCAGAGGCGCAGCGTGGGCGACCGCTGCCGGACTATGTGCCGACGCTCCTGCGTGACAAGCTGTCGCACGCGCGGCTGCGGAAGCTGCTCATGCTCAACTCGCAGACGTGCACCGGCAAGGAGCTCACCGGCACGTGGTTGTCCACGGACGGCGCAGACGGCAACAGGCAGGTGGTTCTGGACAAAGCCATCGACCTGCTACACGATCTCCAGGTCGGTGATGGGGCTAATTTCGCCAAGGCGAGGCAGATGCTGTGCGCGGAGACCTGCGCCGCAGTGGGAATCACTCATGCAGAGCTAGGGAGGTAAGTGTCGATCCGTTCGTTCATCTGATACAAATTGCAAATGATATTCGATATCAAACCACAAGTTATATAAAGTGCTCCCTGCGTCTTATAATATAAAATCTTATTACATTTAATATGCGATATATTGGATGTAATAAGATCTTATGTTATGGAATGGAGCAAGTGCTATCAAAATGACTGAACCATATATAATATGGCGGATGCATTTATTCCTGTTGATAATCCGTGCATTGAGGATGTCCTAATTTTTTATCTTGTCCATGCGTGCAGCCATAAAGCAGCGGATCCATCTTGGACATTGTTTAGAACAAAAATGGATGACCTAgttctcaaagaagaagaagaagaagaagaagaagaagaagaacaagaacaacGGTAATTGGGGACACATTTTTTTCATATTAATTTACTATAGTTAGGACCTTTTAATTCtgcatctgttcctaaatataagtctttttaaagattctaATAAGAAACTACATACTAAGTAAAATGAGTAAATCTATATCTAAAATATGTCTAAATACATCCGTATGTAATTCAtattaaaatattttaaaaaaacttatatttagcaATAGATGGAGTACATTGGTTGAACATCCAGTTACGATTTGAATATTTTGGACTCAACTCTTTTCAGTTTACTCGTAGTGGGAAAATTAGATTATTTTTTTCCCGTTAGTTGCAGAGGCGATAGTACTGTAAGTGCTATAGTACATTGGTTGAATATTTTGGATAGTTCtcagttttttttttgcgggaaagatagttctcagtttgtttttattatttttgctggaaaGATTGTTCTCAGTTTAGCCGCAATACGTCTCTCTGGCTTTTCGAATCTATGGCTACTTGTGTTATTTTACAACTCCGTCCTATCCAAATTAATTGATACTCGTTTAGTATAACTTAGTATGTATTTGTTTTGACGGGTTTCAAATCAGAGgatgtttgttttcagggactttttgATGTAGGGACTATAAAAAGTCCCTCAGAGACTTTTTAACTAAACAGgcgggactactagggactaaaagttgctttttgggactaaatgaagaagactctcaatgagagtcttttttgggactttttgagacttttccaacaatgcccctccctgcacccatagcCCCGctgccccatggtgttgtttggttgttatttttctgtatactaggggtaacatggtcatttaataacctctagggagggactagggactttttagttccTGGAAACAAACAGTGAGGGACATttagggactagagactttttagttgggagtagaaaaagtcctaggacttatgaaccaaacagggcctcaataaTGACTAATGATACACCCATGGAGGAGTTACGAAGGAAAACAAGCCAACTGGGCTGTCAGGACCACCTGTTGAATTCAAGGGTGCTGTTTTCGAAGGAGTTAGTTTTTCAGGCCAATAAACATAGAACAAACCGTACCACCATACCAGCCAATCCGTAAAATGCAGCCCCTAAGTCTAGATTCTTTTGGTTTTAAAAATATATCATAGCATCTGTGCAGAAGTTCTTCTTTTTTTGTGACGCCTATCCATATTTTCGTTGATTTATTACGTTAGGATATTTTCGTTTCTTTAGGCATTTTGATGCATTCAGTTCATCTGAAATATACTTGTTGATCTTTGTCACACTTGAAacattgaacaaaatgaagaaatGTTGTTTTTGTTTTCCTCTTTCGGATAATTTATTGGACTGGTTGATACTTACACATTGTGGTTAGTAACCTTTCGGACGGAAATTCCGGTAACTGTTTGATTACCGGAATTTCCATTCACCTCCAAGAAAATTTGATACCATTCTAAAATTTCGAATCAATTTGAGAAAAAAGCTTTGTGGTTATGGAAAGAAAAAATATTCTTCCCAAAATATGTAATCAGTTCCTTATTTTCTTCTCAAGCAGGTCATACTCTACGCGTAGCTGTTCTATGGGATCTTGAAATGAGTCCATGAAGAACCAGGAAAGAAGTCATGACCACGAATCATAAATTGTCATTCACTAATTTGGCGGGGCAACCCGCTCCCGATCAATGACACCATTCCGTTGATGTGATACTTAAAATGGATTGTAATAGTGTGGTCGTTATGTATCAAATTATTGCACTTTCATGTCAATTACGGCTTTTCTTTATGTTTCATCTAATATTGTGAAatttcattgaactctatgtatcCGCAAAGTCACCTACATAATAAGCGAGCAAACATTGTCTTGATAATTAGAAATTTGATATTTGAGTTTCAGCCATGGATGATAAACTTTTTCTAGTTGATGGATTGAAAATAATGTTGTTTGTCACCGCACTACATGCCGACGCTCCTGCGTGACAAGCTGTCGCACGCGCGGCTGCGGAAGGTGCTCATGCTCAAGTCACAGACGTGCACCGGCAAGGAGCGCACCGGTACGTGGTTGTCCATGCATAGCGCAGAGACGGCTAGGCAGGTTGTGTTGGACAAAACCATCAACCTACTATACGATGTCTAGGTCAGGGACGGGGCCAATTTCGCCATGACGAGGCAGATGCTGTGTGCGGAGACCTGCGCCGAAGTTAGCATCACTCATGCAAAGCTAGGAAGGTAATTGTCGATCCGTTTGTTCATCTAATACAAATTGCAAACGGTATTCGATATCAAACCACAAGCCATATAAAGTACTCCCTCACTCCCATAATATAAAATCTTATTACGTGAAAATCCTTTTCTAAgtccaggctcatctgcacccacgcTGAAGAAAAAATCAAAAcgaatactagaaaaattcaaaaagttTCAAACAAAAAATTGCATGGTAGATATTTCATACTTGAGGTCCCCTATAATTTTTAAATCATTtgaacatctgagcagctctctACAAAAAATACAAATTTAGGGTCTGCAAAAAAGTTTATTGTTTATGTACTATTCAGAACCGATTGTTCTTTTTTCCCGAAAggtactcagatgtccaaatgatctgaaaactGGAGCAGTCCTCACGCAATAAATTATCTATCAtacaaaaaattggaattttttgaatttttttgaattttgtataAAACAAATTCTGACCGGGTGGAGATGAGTCTAGGTACCGAATCACcgcactccctccgtcccaaaattcttgtcttaaatttatctaaatacggatgtacaaatctaagacaagaattttgaaacggagggagtagtatgtattGGATGTATGTGTATATTAgatgtaataagatcttatattatgggacagagggagtactatccaAATGACTGTACCATATATAATTAGGCGGATGCATTTATTCCCATTGATAATCCGTCCCTAGAGAATGTCCTATTTTTTCATGGCGCCATCTGGGACATCGGTTAGAAGTAAAAAGGCCGACCCTTAATGGTATTTGTCGACACATGTTTTCTACTCAATTTACCACAATTAGGACCTTTTAATACATTAGTTGGACATTCGATTAGGACTCTAATACTTTCGAGTCAACTCTTTTTCAGTATACTCGTGGTGGGAAAATTAGATCCCCCACACCCACCCCCGTGGGCAAAGAGGATTGAGCTCAGGGAGAGACAACTTCTGCCGGTGTACAAAAGTtggggccttctgtacccctttgcTTGTaaacgggcagttgtagccacacctgcggccacgcttggcggggcagagagAGCAAggaacaagactaccagagcagcgctgAAACTAGAGGCACGAAGAGCGAAGGGGCAAGGTGGGttacccccggcaagagccttgccggggacgacctacgttgccccgacaagagccttgccggggcaacttatccaacaccagcaagaccgccacccttgagcctgagagttccgacaccattgACAACATTGGAAGGAAGGCTCGGGAGGCGTCTgcttggtggcatgcagatctttgtgaagaccagaggccggaaagactagatgagaaccagaagacgaagacccccggcgagacccttgccggggacgcccacaagaccccggaaagacccttgccggggacatctgcggggccacaaccaggcccgcactTACCAAGGTTTCACTACCCCATGGCCGTTCCGATGGAGCAGACAGCCTGCCAACTAGGCAcgcacctacgtggcagcatgcagcttctaggccaactaggcaagcacctgcgtggtggcatgcagatcttcgtgaagaccctgccaccgcaccagcgtgGCACCGCATgtctcgtcagcttggacgcgcgtcgaagcgagGCGAGGCAGCGACGAACGGGACGAGCTcctttgccgtccccgataaagtaagagggcacgtcggcagcgcattaaatgcgtttgtcctatggtgccaggcgatagacttgtacagtgtacatactttccacctcgtgtgtgtcactgtggcgacccctttgactataaaaggaggcccgaggcatactgggaaaggattcggactttttgggctaggcatgcaccgcagctagttcaagagctcaagaacaccaaatatacaccaaagcaggattagggtattacgcatcgtctgcggcccgaacctggataaaattccctcgcgttgatcttctaaacccgctctttccacagccccgcgccctgtcaaccatagtagggattccctgtgatcccataggtgtcgtttccccgacatctttggcgcgccaggtagggggcgcaagctgtgaaaaatCTGGTTTAGAAGTTAGCGCATCGACTTCGTCATCGTGATGGCCCCCAAGAGGAAGGGGATCACGGCAATCGGGTCGTCCGGAGCAGGCCCGTCCGCACCAGCGCGGGCAGGCGACGGAGTGGCCGCGGATGGAGCCGGAGGCGCGTCCCGCGAGCATCCAGGACACTCTAgcaatcggagccaggcgagcggcgtcgttcgggtCCAAGACGATGAGCCACACGCCgctgggtccgggggcggggcCGTGCTGCCCAGGGGCGGCGCGGCAAACTCTATGACGCCCCAGCCGGCGCCCGCGCCGCGGCCTTCCCAGGCCGCGCGCGATGAGCAACGCCGCGACTTCGGTGCCCCCGGGCGCCAccgcgggaagagccctttgcgtcactcCGAGGACGCACCGGGCCGGCGTGCACACCTGGACGCCGGCGGAAGCGACGCGCGACCGTGaaaccgtgatagagctccttcttgtaggagatatgccctagaggcaataataaatgatattatttatctccgagttcataattatgtttatgttccatgctataactgctatggttctcgagtctgcaataaccacgaggctcggaggaagactcatatgcacgtgtggaataataaacggtaaaatgtattcctagtctggcctctaagactagctcaagtgttgcatgatggttatgttttcctgatcatgggcatgtctatgtcagcaaccttgagggcataatgttaagagaacatttgtgttgaatcgacccggcatgatgttatgctatgagattcattcgtcacaagtttattggtacataacacagagatggttaacgtttgcatgattccttagaccatgagagtatcgagtttcttcatgcttgcttcatgaactttggggtttgttaaacgtcatccgtaaatgggtggctattacggcggcttacgggttcatggaaaagtgtgtcaagtaacttgatagctcaa
This DNA window, taken from Triticum aestivum cultivar Chinese Spring chromosome 1D, IWGSC CS RefSeq v2.1, whole genome shotgun sequence, encodes the following:
- the LOC123162183 gene encoding enoyl-CoA delta isomerase 3; protein product: MSFCRLEPRDNGVFVLTLASADEHNYLTDEAITELAEELEKVRNSPEVKGLVTTCEVGTFCAGLDYDHHAESEEQAENLAKRVAKVIRLLLELPVPTVAAVRGDARSVGLALVLAHDHLFVWDQAVLGLPEAQRGRPLPDYVPTLLRDKLSHARLRKLLMLNSQTCTGKELTGTWLSTDGADGNRQVVLDKAIDLLHDLQVGDGANFAKARQMLCAETCAAVGITHAELGSHKAADPSWTLFRTKMDDLVLKEEEEEEEEEEEQEQRSYSTRSCSMGS